From Burkholderia pseudomultivorans, the proteins below share one genomic window:
- the uca gene encoding urea carboxylase, whose protein sequence is MRFAKVLVANRGEIACRVIRTLKRLGIASVAIYSDADRDARHVTLADEAVRVGAAPAADSYLNVAAILAAARATGAQAVHPGYGFLSEHAGFADACEAAGLRFIGPRGDQMRAFGLKHTARALAAAQGVALLPGTGLLDDVETALAEAAAVGYPVMLKSTAGGGGIGMSLCRDAAQLEAAFESVVRLGNANFAHAGVYLEKFVEHARHIEVQIFGDGRGNAIALGERDCSVQRRNQKVIEETPAPDLTDAERDALHASAVRLARAVGYASAGTVEFVFDASTRQFYFLEVNTRLQVEHGVTEAVTGIDLVEWMILQAEGDLPPLDTLAVAPRGASIQVRLYAEDPHKQFLPSAGVLTHVAFPDDVRVDGWIEAGTEVSAHYDPLLAKLIVRGDTRREALAALQAALARTELYGIETNLDYLRAIAGSDTFARGAPTTAFLSRFAFAPHTIDVLDGGVQTTVQQAPGRVGYWSVGVPPSGPMDDRAFDLANALLGNARDAAGLEFTMVGATLRFNTATLFVLGGAPLAATLDGEPAPFWQVLRARPGAVLKLGGVTGAGVRACLAVKGGLQVPDYLGSKATFTLGQFGGHAGRALRKGDVLHLHADAGRGDAGATLAAADVPVLTHAWTLGVLDGPHGAPDFFTPDDIAMLYGTQWTVHYNSSRTGVRLLGPKPQWARADGGEAGLHPSNIHDNAYAIGAVDFTGDMPVILGPDGPSLGGFVCPVTVVRDELWKLGQLRPGDTVQFVRARVPAAPHAAPAGAPDDCVLHRDPSAGGGIGVVYRRSGDRNVLVEYGPPMLDLNLRFRVHALMCWLDAHRLPGMLDLTPGIRSLQVQFDARTLPLATLLAHLQAAERELPDVADMRVPNRIVHLPLSWDDPSTRVAIERYMQSVRPDAPWCPSNIEFIRRINGLASIDDVKRIVFDARYLVMGLGDVYLGAPVATPIDPRHRLVTTKYNPARTWTPENAVGIGGAYLCVYGMEGPGGYQFVGRTVQMWNRHRTTREFEAGKPWLLRFFDEIRFYEVSEAELTALRADFVAGRAALKIEDSVFDLGAYNRFLRDEADSIAAFKATQQGAFEAERERWRAAGHAEYVGEPEQGDAQAARGAGTLDETQRAIAADVSGSLWKVLVEPGERVTEGQVVAIVESMKMEVAVTATEDGMIETIDCAPGAPVVAGQRLMVLKAGAAEEVA, encoded by the coding sequence ATGAGATTCGCCAAAGTCCTCGTCGCGAACCGCGGCGAAATCGCGTGCCGCGTGATTCGCACGCTGAAGCGGCTCGGCATTGCGTCGGTCGCGATCTACTCGGATGCCGATCGCGATGCGCGCCACGTGACGCTCGCCGACGAAGCCGTGCGGGTCGGCGCCGCGCCGGCGGCCGACAGCTACCTGAACGTCGCGGCGATCCTGGCCGCCGCGCGCGCGACCGGTGCGCAGGCCGTGCATCCCGGCTACGGCTTCCTGTCCGAGCATGCCGGCTTCGCCGATGCCTGCGAAGCGGCGGGCCTGCGCTTCATCGGGCCGCGCGGCGACCAGATGCGCGCGTTCGGCCTCAAGCACACCGCACGCGCGCTCGCGGCCGCACAGGGCGTCGCGCTGCTGCCGGGCACGGGCCTGCTCGACGACGTCGAGACCGCGCTCGCCGAAGCCGCTGCGGTCGGCTATCCGGTGATGCTGAAAAGCACGGCCGGCGGCGGCGGGATCGGCATGTCGCTGTGTCGCGACGCCGCGCAGCTCGAGGCGGCCTTCGAGTCCGTCGTGCGGCTCGGCAACGCGAACTTCGCGCATGCCGGCGTGTATCTGGAGAAATTCGTCGAACACGCGCGGCATATCGAAGTGCAGATCTTCGGCGACGGCCGCGGCAACGCGATCGCGCTCGGCGAACGCGATTGCTCGGTGCAGCGCCGCAACCAGAAGGTGATCGAGGAAACGCCTGCGCCGGACCTCACCGACGCCGAGCGCGACGCGCTGCATGCGAGCGCGGTGCGGCTGGCCCGCGCGGTCGGCTACGCGTCGGCCGGCACGGTCGAATTCGTGTTCGACGCGAGCACGCGGCAGTTCTATTTCCTCGAAGTCAACACGCGGCTGCAGGTCGAACATGGCGTGACCGAAGCGGTCACCGGCATCGATCTCGTGGAATGGATGATCCTGCAGGCCGAAGGCGACCTGCCGCCGCTCGACACGCTCGCCGTTGCGCCGCGCGGCGCGAGCATCCAGGTGCGGCTCTATGCGGAGGATCCGCACAAGCAGTTCCTGCCGAGCGCGGGCGTGCTCACGCACGTCGCCTTTCCGGACGACGTGCGCGTCGACGGCTGGATCGAGGCGGGCACCGAAGTCAGCGCGCATTACGACCCGCTGCTCGCGAAGCTGATCGTGCGCGGCGATACGCGGCGCGAGGCGCTGGCCGCGCTGCAGGCCGCGCTGGCGCGGACCGAGCTGTACGGGATCGAGACCAATCTCGACTACCTGCGCGCGATTGCCGGCTCGGACACCTTCGCGCGCGGCGCGCCGACGACGGCGTTCCTGTCGCGCTTCGCGTTTGCGCCGCACACGATCGACGTGCTCGACGGCGGCGTGCAGACCACCGTGCAGCAGGCGCCCGGGCGGGTCGGCTACTGGAGCGTCGGCGTGCCGCCGTCCGGTCCGATGGACGATCGGGCGTTCGACCTGGCGAACGCGCTGCTCGGCAATGCGCGCGACGCGGCCGGGCTGGAATTCACGATGGTCGGCGCGACGCTGCGCTTCAACACCGCGACGCTGTTCGTGCTCGGCGGCGCGCCGCTCGCGGCCACGCTCGACGGCGAGCCCGCACCGTTCTGGCAGGTGCTGCGTGCACGGCCGGGGGCGGTGCTGAAGCTCGGCGGCGTGACGGGCGCGGGCGTGCGTGCGTGCCTGGCCGTGAAAGGCGGACTGCAGGTGCCCGACTATCTCGGCAGCAAGGCGACCTTCACGCTCGGCCAGTTCGGCGGCCACGCCGGGCGCGCGCTGCGCAAGGGCGACGTGTTGCACCTGCACGCGGACGCGGGGCGCGGCGACGCCGGCGCGACGCTGGCCGCCGCCGACGTCCCCGTATTGACGCACGCGTGGACGCTCGGCGTGCTGGACGGCCCGCACGGCGCGCCGGACTTCTTCACGCCGGACGACATCGCGATGCTCTACGGCACGCAGTGGACAGTCCACTACAACTCGAGCCGGACCGGCGTCCGGCTGCTCGGCCCGAAGCCGCAATGGGCGCGCGCGGACGGCGGCGAGGCCGGCCTGCATCCGTCGAACATCCACGACAATGCGTATGCGATCGGCGCGGTCGATTTCACCGGCGACATGCCCGTGATCCTCGGCCCGGATGGCCCCAGCCTCGGCGGCTTCGTGTGCCCGGTGACGGTCGTGCGCGACGAACTGTGGAAGCTCGGCCAGTTGCGCCCGGGCGATACCGTTCAGTTCGTCCGCGCCCGCGTGCCGGCCGCCCCTCATGCCGCCCCGGCCGGCGCGCCGGACGATTGCGTGCTGCATCGCGACCCATCCGCCGGCGGCGGCATCGGCGTCGTCTACCGGCGCTCGGGCGATCGCAACGTGCTGGTCGAATACGGGCCGCCGATGCTCGACCTGAACCTGCGCTTTCGCGTGCATGCGCTGATGTGCTGGCTCGACGCCCACCGGCTGCCCGGCATGCTCGACCTGACGCCGGGAATCCGTTCGCTGCAGGTCCAGTTCGACGCGCGGACGCTGCCGCTCGCGACGCTGCTCGCGCATCTGCAGGCCGCCGAGCGCGAACTGCCCGACGTGGCCGACATGCGCGTGCCGAACCGCATCGTGCACTTGCCGCTGTCGTGGGACGACCCGTCGACGCGCGTCGCGATCGAGCGCTACATGCAGTCGGTGCGGCCCGATGCGCCGTGGTGCCCGAGCAATATCGAGTTCATCCGGCGCATCAACGGGCTGGCGAGCATCGACGACGTGAAGCGCATCGTGTTCGACGCGCGCTATCTGGTGATGGGGCTCGGCGACGTCTATCTCGGCGCGCCGGTGGCCACGCCGATCGATCCGCGGCACCGGCTCGTGACGACCAAGTACAACCCCGCGCGCACCTGGACGCCAGAGAACGCGGTCGGCATCGGCGGCGCGTATCTGTGCGTGTATGGGATGGAAGGGCCGGGCGGCTACCAGTTCGTCGGCCGTACCGTCCAGATGTGGAACCGCCACCGCACCACGCGCGAATTCGAAGCCGGCAAGCCGTGGCTGCTGCGCTTCTTCGACGAGATCCGCTTCTACGAAGTCAGCGAGGCCGAGCTGACCGCACTGCGCGCGGATTTCGTCGCGGGCCGTGCGGCGCTGAAGATCGAGGATTCCGTGTTCGACCTGGGCGCGTACAACCGCTTCCTGCGCGACGAGGCGGATTCGATCGCCGCGTTCAAGGCCACGCAGCAAGGCGCGTTCGAAGCCGAGCGCGAACGCTGGCGGGCGGCCGGGCACGCGGAATACGTCGGCGAGCCGGAGCAGGGCGACGCGCAGGCGGCGCGCGGGGCGGGCACGCTCGACGAGACGCAGCGCGCGATTGCCGCGGACGTGTCGGGCAGCCTGTGGAAGGTGCTGGTCGAACCCGGCGAGCGCGTGACCGAAGGGCAGGTCGTCGCGATCGTCGAATCGATGAAGATGGAGGTGGCGGTGACGGCAACGGAAGACGGCATGATCGAGACGATCGATTGCGCGCCGGGTGCGCCGGTGGTGGCCGGCCAGCGGCTGATGGTGCTGAAGGCGGGCGCCGCCGAGGAGGTCGCATGA
- the atzF gene encoding allophanate hydrolase, giving the protein MSTTPRSLLPELRSIAALRARYEAGDLTPHALVDAIAAHFDAGDPHHAWIRPLTHAEMAAYADALAGRDLASLPLYGVPFAIKDNIDLAGIPTTAACPAYAYTPARSAPVVERLIAAGAIPVGKTNLDQFATGLSGQRSPYGACRNALDPRYASGGSSSGSAVAVALGVATFSLGTDTAGSGRVPAAFHGLVGLKPTRGVLSTLGVVPACRSLDCVSVFAHSPADARSVFAAAQGVTEGDPYGRAWQPLLGADGLRAQPARALGQSRFGVPRADQLEFFGDASYRAAWDAALVRLRATGARIVEIDFSPFLAVARLLYEGPWVAERLAALGAFAAREPDALHPVIRTIVGGAARFSAADAFAAFDRLATLRVEAARAWDGLDAIVMPTSATTATVDALEADPIGVNSRFGYYTNFVNLLDLSAIGVPAGCCDTGPHAGLPFGITFVGRAHDDARLLDLAQAWGDGDPAADAARASNGAAPDAGAGVVRVAVVGAHLRGEPLNGQLTQRGARFVAATTTAPAYRLYALSDAASAGGVARPGLVRVADGGAPIAVEVWEMPVAAYGSFVAGIAAPLGIGTLTLADGARVQGFLCESAALDEATDITRFGGWRAYRARAASDALQ; this is encoded by the coding sequence ATGAGCACGACGCCACGTTCGCTGCTGCCGGAGCTGCGCTCGATCGCCGCGCTGCGGGCGCGCTACGAGGCCGGCGACCTGACGCCGCACGCGCTCGTCGACGCGATCGCCGCGCATTTCGACGCCGGCGATCCGCATCACGCGTGGATCCGGCCGCTGACGCACGCCGAGATGGCCGCCTATGCCGATGCGCTGGCCGGGCGCGACCTCGCGTCGTTGCCGCTTTACGGCGTGCCGTTCGCGATCAAGGACAACATCGACCTGGCCGGCATTCCGACCACGGCGGCCTGTCCGGCCTATGCATACACGCCGGCACGCAGCGCGCCGGTCGTCGAGCGGCTGATCGCGGCCGGCGCGATTCCCGTCGGCAAGACCAATCTCGACCAGTTCGCGACCGGCTTGTCGGGGCAGCGCTCGCCGTACGGCGCGTGCCGCAATGCGCTCGATCCGCGCTATGCATCGGGCGGATCGAGTTCCGGGTCGGCGGTGGCCGTCGCGCTCGGCGTCGCGACGTTCTCGCTGGGCACCGACACGGCCGGTTCCGGGCGCGTGCCGGCCGCCTTCCACGGGCTCGTCGGGCTCAAGCCGACCCGCGGCGTGCTGAGTACGCTCGGCGTCGTGCCGGCCTGCCGGTCGCTCGATTGCGTGTCGGTGTTCGCGCATTCGCCGGCCGACGCACGGTCGGTGTTCGCCGCCGCGCAGGGCGTGACCGAAGGCGATCCGTACGGCCGCGCGTGGCAGCCGCTGCTGGGCGCCGACGGACTGCGCGCGCAGCCGGCGCGGGCGCTCGGGCAGTCGCGCTTCGGCGTGCCGCGTGCCGATCAGCTCGAGTTCTTCGGCGACGCATCGTACCGCGCCGCATGGGATGCGGCGCTCGTCCGCCTGCGGGCGACCGGCGCGCGGATCGTCGAGATCGATTTCAGCCCGTTCCTGGCCGTCGCGCGGCTGCTCTACGAGGGCCCGTGGGTCGCCGAGCGGCTGGCCGCGCTCGGCGCATTCGCGGCGCGCGAACCCGATGCGCTGCATCCGGTGATTCGCACGATCGTCGGCGGCGCCGCGCGCTTCAGCGCGGCCGACGCGTTCGCCGCGTTCGACCGGCTCGCGACGCTGCGCGTCGAGGCTGCCCGCGCCTGGGACGGGCTCGACGCGATCGTGATGCCGACCTCGGCAACGACCGCGACCGTCGACGCGCTCGAAGCCGATCCGATCGGCGTCAATTCGCGCTTCGGCTACTACACGAACTTCGTCAACCTGCTCGACCTGTCGGCGATCGGGGTGCCGGCCGGCTGCTGCGATACCGGGCCGCATGCGGGGCTGCCGTTCGGCATCACGTTCGTCGGCCGTGCGCACGACGACGCGCGGCTGCTCGATCTGGCACAGGCATGGGGCGACGGGGATCCGGCTGCCGACGCTGCGCGGGCGTCGAACGGCGCGGCGCCTGACGCCGGCGCGGGCGTCGTGCGCGTGGCCGTCGTCGGCGCGCATCTGCGCGGCGAGCCGTTGAACGGGCAGCTCACGCAGCGCGGTGCGCGCTTCGTCGCCGCGACGACGACCGCGCCGGCCTATCGTCTCTACGCGCTGTCGGACGCGGCCTCCGCGGGCGGCGTCGCCAGGCCGGGGCTCGTCCGCGTGGCGGACGGCGGCGCGCCGATCGCGGTCGAGGTCTGGGAGATGCCGGTCGCTGCGTACGGCAGTTT